A single region of the Duganella sp. BuS-21 genome encodes:
- a CDS encoding biopolymer transporter ExbD: MAFGAFNHHRNPGPMAEINVTPMVDVMLVLLVIFILAAPMFTGSVQLELPKAQTQPAESAPAATVTLSIDGKGKIFWNNDPVEREVLASRLVEAAKLDPQPELQLRADKDTRYEVVAQVMAAAQSNGLTKLGFVTDAPEKK; encoded by the coding sequence ATGGCCTTCGGCGCATTCAATCACCACCGCAATCCCGGCCCGATGGCCGAGATCAACGTCACGCCCATGGTGGATGTGATGCTGGTGCTGCTGGTGATTTTCATCCTGGCGGCGCCGATGTTCACCGGCTCGGTGCAGCTGGAGCTGCCGAAGGCGCAAACCCAGCCCGCCGAATCGGCGCCGGCGGCCACGGTCACGCTGTCGATCGACGGCAAGGGCAAGATATTCTGGAATAACGATCCGGTCGAGCGTGAGGTGCTGGCATCGCGCCTGGTCGAAGCGGCCAAGCTGGACCCGCAACCGGAACTGCAACTGCGCGCCGACAAGGACACCCGCTACGAAGTGGTGGCCCAGGTGATGGCGGCGGCGCAGAGCAACGGACTAACAAAATTGGGCTTCGTCACCGATGCCCCGGAGAAAAAATAA
- a CDS encoding outer membrane protein assembly factor BamE — translation MRVTQAFSQSLLHRFTPVAAAVCVALALGGCATKTTLGEKSTEVKDSEPTLDASKGAQTTTITKLQRFMWFLSPYRPDIQQGNFVSEEMLAQLKVGMTQDQVRFIFGTALLADPFHANRWDYAFRLAKGSGETTTSRVIVFFDKDGKVERWEGGNLPTEKEYIARIAGPAPNLKKEAATEAALAKPAPTAPLPSGTDNPAAASPVGVTIGNDKK, via the coding sequence ATGCGCGTCACCCAGGCTTTTTCGCAGTCTTTGTTGCACCGTTTCACTCCCGTGGCCGCTGCCGTGTGCGTAGCGCTGGCGCTGGGCGGCTGCGCGACCAAAACCACGCTGGGCGAGAAATCGACCGAAGTGAAAGACAGCGAACCGACGCTGGACGCCAGCAAGGGCGCGCAAACGACCACCATCACCAAGCTGCAGCGTTTCATGTGGTTCCTGTCGCCTTATCGTCCAGACATCCAGCAGGGTAACTTCGTGTCGGAAGAGATGCTGGCGCAGCTGAAAGTCGGCATGACGCAGGACCAGGTTCGCTTCATCTTCGGCACCGCGCTGCTGGCCGATCCGTTCCACGCCAACCGCTGGGACTACGCCTTCCGCCTGGCCAAGGGCAGCGGCGAAACCACCACCAGCCGCGTGATCGTGTTCTTCGACAAGGACGGCAAGGTCGAGCGTTGGGAAGGCGGCAATCTGCCGACCGAGAAGGAATACATCGCCCGCATCGCCGGCCCGGCGCCGAACCTGAAGAAGGAAGCGGCCACCGAGGCGGCCCTGGCCAAGCCGGCGCCGACCGCGCCGCTGCCATCGGGCACCGACAACCCGGCCGCCGCTTCGCCGGTGGGCGTGACCATCGGCAACGACAAGAAATAA
- the fur gene encoding ferric iron uptake transcriptional regulator — protein sequence MGNNPADLKASGLKATLPRIKILDIFQNSEVRHLTAEDVYKILLAENMDVGLATVYRVLTQFEQAGLLNRNHFETGKAIFELNAGSHHDHLVCADCGRVEEFYDEAIEERQHAIAKERGFKIAEHALAIYGNCTKTACPHRP from the coding sequence ATGGGTAACAATCCTGCCGACCTGAAGGCCAGCGGCCTGAAAGCCACGCTGCCACGCATCAAAATCCTGGACATCTTCCAGAACAGCGAAGTGCGCCACCTCACTGCCGAGGATGTCTACAAGATCCTGCTGGCCGAAAACATGGACGTGGGCCTGGCGACGGTCTACCGCGTGCTGACCCAGTTCGAGCAGGCCGGCCTGCTGAACCGCAACCACTTCGAAACGGGCAAGGCGATCTTCGAGCTGAACGCCGGTTCGCACCACGACCACCTGGTGTGCGCCGACTGCGGCCGCGTGGAAGAGTTCTACGACGAAGCGATCGAAGAGCGCCAGCACGCCATCGCCAAGGAGCGCGGCTTCAAGATCGCCGAGCATGCGTTGGCCATCTACGGCAACTGCACCAAAACCGCCTGCCCGCACCGCCCGTAA
- a CDS encoding MotA/TolQ/ExbB proton channel family protein — translation MNPAASQFTLSRFWEQGDAISHAVAFVLLAMSLVSWFFILAKGFAAWRIRRSAPAVQAFWDAPSMPDGVALLTLADPEKIFLPLAQQGATQLKAADQPSLGGEMDRAAQVTRVLRGAIQHATNRLEAGLTLLASIGATAPFVGLLGTVWGIYHALANVSSHGTVQIDKVAGPVGEALVMTAIGLTVAIPAVLAYNGFNRVNRLTLAELDAFAHDLHAYLTKK, via the coding sequence ATGAATCCCGCCGCCAGCCAATTCACCCTGAGCCGTTTCTGGGAGCAGGGCGACGCCATCAGCCACGCGGTTGCGTTTGTGCTGCTGGCGATGTCGCTGGTAAGCTGGTTCTTCATCCTGGCCAAGGGATTTGCCGCCTGGCGCATCCGCCGCAGCGCGCCTGCCGTGCAGGCGTTCTGGGATGCGCCGAGCATGCCCGATGGCGTGGCCCTGCTGACATTGGCCGACCCCGAAAAGATTTTCCTGCCGCTGGCGCAGCAAGGCGCGACGCAGCTGAAGGCTGCCGACCAGCCGTCGCTGGGCGGCGAGATGGACCGCGCGGCGCAGGTCACGCGCGTGCTGCGCGGCGCCATCCAGCATGCCACCAATCGCCTCGAAGCCGGCCTGACGCTGCTGGCCTCGATCGGCGCCACCGCGCCGTTCGTCGGCCTGTTGGGCACCGTCTGGGGCATTTACCATGCGCTGGCCAATGTGTCCTCGCACGGCACGGTGCAGATCGACAAAGTAGCCGGCCCGGTGGGCGAGGCGCTGGTGATGACGGCCATCGGCCTGACGGTCGCCATTCCCGCCGTTCTGGCCTACAATGGTTTCAACCGCGTCAACCGCCTGACCCTGGCGGAGCTGGACGCCTTCGCACACGACCTGCACGCGTATCTGACGAAGAAGTAA
- the map gene encoding type I methionyl aminopeptidase: protein MSATRRNANLIKTPEQMVQARVAAQLAADVLTMIAPHVKPGVTTAYLDQLCNDYIVNVQQAIPANVGYGGFPATVCSSVNHVVCHGIPSAEQVLKNGDIINIDVAVIKDGWHGDTSRMYYVGEPSKSTRKLVETTYAAMWAGIRAVKPKATLGDVGFAIQTVAEKAGYSVVLDYCGHGIGMVYHEDPQVTHYGRPGQGMVLKPGMLFTIEPMINAGKAATKELSDGWTVETRDKSLSAQWEHMVHVTETGFEVLTLAPGETGAKSNIPNAMPAGAEEISAG, encoded by the coding sequence ATGTCCGCCACCCGCCGTAACGCCAATCTCATCAAAACGCCCGAGCAAATGGTTCAGGCCCGCGTCGCCGCCCAGTTGGCGGCCGACGTGCTGACCATGATCGCTCCGCACGTCAAGCCGGGCGTGACTACGGCCTACCTCGACCAGCTGTGCAACGACTACATCGTCAACGTGCAGCAGGCCATCCCGGCCAACGTCGGCTACGGCGGCTTCCCGGCCACCGTGTGCAGCTCGGTCAACCACGTGGTCTGCCACGGCATCCCGTCGGCCGAGCAGGTGCTGAAGAACGGCGACATCATCAACATCGACGTGGCCGTCATCAAGGACGGCTGGCACGGCGACACCAGCCGCATGTACTACGTGGGCGAGCCGTCCAAGTCGACCCGCAAGCTGGTCGAAACCACCTACGCCGCCATGTGGGCCGGCATCCGCGCGGTCAAACCGAAGGCGACGCTGGGCGATGTGGGCTTTGCGATCCAGACCGTGGCCGAGAAGGCCGGCTACAGCGTGGTGCTCGATTATTGCGGCCACGGCATCGGCATGGTCTACCACGAAGATCCGCAGGTGACGCACTACGGCCGCCCGGGCCAGGGCATGGTGCTCAAGCCGGGCATGCTGTTTACCATCGAACCGATGATCAACGCCGGCAAGGCTGCGACGAAGGAATTGAGCGACGGCTGGACCGTCGAGACGCGCGACAAATCCTTATCGGCGCAATGGGAACACATGGTCCACGTGACCGAAACCGGTTTTGAGGTGCTGACCCTGGCGCCGGGCGAAACCGGCGCCAAGTCCAACATCCCGAACGCCATGCCGGCCGGCGCGGAAGAGATCAGCGCAGGCTGA
- the dapB gene encoding 4-hydroxy-tetrahydrodipicolinate reductase, with translation MTELNIAIAGAGGRMGRILIEAVQNAGDARLSGALDRAGSEQADAAAFLGKPAGVPVASEFAKGLAGAQFLIDFTRPEATLEHLKYCAEHGIKLVIGTTGFDDAGKAAIAAAARKTAIVFSPNFSVGVNVTMKLLEQAAKALSTGYDIEVIEAHHRFKVDAPSGTALKMGEVIADALGRDLKECGVFAREGVTGERDPSSIGFATIRGGDIVGDHTVLFAGIGERIEISHKSSSRVTYAHGALRACRFLADKPTGLFDMYDVLGLNDLNDQ, from the coding sequence ATGACCGAATTGAACATCGCCATCGCCGGCGCCGGCGGCCGCATGGGCCGCATCCTGATCGAAGCCGTGCAGAACGCCGGCGACGCCCGCCTGTCCGGTGCGCTGGACCGCGCCGGTTCGGAGCAGGCCGACGCCGCCGCCTTCCTCGGCAAGCCGGCCGGCGTGCCGGTGGCGTCGGAATTCGCCAAGGGCCTGGCCGGTGCGCAGTTTCTGATCGATTTCACCCGTCCGGAAGCCACCCTCGAACACCTGAAATACTGCGCCGAGCACGGCATCAAGCTGGTGATCGGCACCACCGGTTTCGACGACGCCGGCAAGGCCGCGATCGCCGCAGCGGCCAGGAAAACCGCGATCGTGTTCTCGCCTAACTTCTCGGTCGGCGTCAACGTCACCATGAAGCTGCTGGAGCAGGCCGCCAAGGCGCTGTCGACCGGCTACGATATCGAAGTGATCGAAGCCCACCACCGCTTCAAGGTCGATGCACCGTCCGGCACCGCGCTGAAAATGGGCGAGGTGATCGCCGATGCGCTGGGCCGTGATTTGAAAGAGTGCGGCGTGTTCGCGCGCGAAGGCGTGACCGGCGAGCGCGATCCATCGTCGATCGGCTTCGCCACCATCCGTGGCGGCGACATCGTCGGCGACCACACCGTGCTGTTCGCCGGCATCGGCGAGCGCATCGAGATCAGCCACAAATCCAGCAGCCGCGTTACTTACGCCCACGGCGCCCTGCGCGCCTGCCGCTTCCTGGCCGACAAGCCGACCGGCCTGTTCGACATGTACGACGTGCTTGGCCTGAACGATCTGAACGACCAATGA
- a CDS encoding barstar family protein, whose product MATAELNGAAIKDFNDFHAECKAAMGFPDSYGNTMDAWVDCLSYLRDEDGMSKFRLKPNEVLEIVIKDAEAMKAAVPDIVEELTYCVAGINERYEDYGEKPALKLSLR is encoded by the coding sequence ATGGCAACCGCAGAACTGAATGGCGCAGCCATCAAGGATTTCAACGACTTCCACGCCGAGTGCAAAGCCGCGATGGGCTTCCCGGATTCCTACGGCAATACCATGGATGCCTGGGTGGACTGCCTGAGCTATCTGCGCGATGAAGACGGCATGAGCAAGTTCCGCCTGAAGCCGAATGAAGTGCTGGAGATCGTCATCAAGGACGCCGAGGCGATGAAGGCCGCCGTCCCCGACATCGTGGAAGAACTCACCTACTGCGTGGCCGGCATCAACGAGCGCTACGAAGACTACGGCGAAAAGCCGGCCCTGAAACTCAGCCTGCGCTGA